The following proteins are encoded in a genomic region of Candidatus Dormiibacterota bacterium:
- a CDS encoding TIGR00282 family metallophosphoesterase, which yields MRIAFLGDVNGRAGRHVLASQLPRLVAARSIDFVVANVENAADGFGITPELSEELLACGIDCMTSGNHIWDKVEIVDYLPGQPRLLRPLNYPDRAPGHGLYVGETAAGVPVAVINLMGRVFMPPCENPFPIVDQALKRLEGKAAVILVDVHAEATSEKTAMGRYLDGRVTAVVGTHTHVQTADEIILPRGTGYITDLGMTGAYDSVIGIETELALKKFLTGMPVRFTTAKRDPRMCGVILEADDTSGRALSIERIQVRPDGGTPGAGDARTV from the coding sequence ATGCGCATCGCTTTCCTGGGAGACGTCAACGGCCGCGCCGGGCGGCACGTCCTGGCGTCGCAGCTGCCGCGGCTCGTCGCGGCGCGCTCGATCGATTTCGTCGTGGCGAACGTCGAGAATGCCGCCGACGGGTTCGGCATCACCCCCGAGCTCAGCGAGGAGCTCCTCGCCTGCGGCATCGATTGCATGACCTCGGGGAACCACATCTGGGACAAGGTCGAGATCGTCGATTACCTGCCGGGCCAGCCCCGTCTTCTCCGCCCGCTCAATTACCCGGACCGGGCCCCGGGCCACGGCCTCTACGTCGGTGAGACGGCGGCGGGCGTGCCGGTGGCGGTGATCAACCTGATGGGACGTGTGTTCATGCCGCCGTGCGAGAACCCCTTCCCGATCGTCGACCAGGCCCTCAAGCGTCTCGAGGGGAAGGCCGCCGTGATCCTGGTCGACGTCCACGCCGAGGCGACCTCCGAAAAGACGGCGATGGGGCGCTACCTCGACGGACGCGTCACCGCGGTGGTCGGCACGCACACGCACGTGCAGACCGCGGACGAGATCATCCTGCCGCGAGGCACGGGTTACATCACCGACCTGGGGATGACCGGGGCGTACGATTCGGTCATCGGGATCGAGACGGAGCTCGCGCTCAAGAAGTTCCTGACCGGCATGCCGGTCCGCTTCACGACAGCGAAGCGCGATCCGAGGATGTGCGGCGTCATTCTCGAGGCGGACGACACGAGCGGGCGCGCCCTTTCGATCGAGAGGATCCAGGTGCGCCCCGATGGCGGGACGCCGGGAGCGGGGGATGCGCGGACTGTTTGA
- the xseA gene encoding exodeoxyribonuclease VII large subunit, with protein sequence MRGLFDEPLPDAPGGGASGPAPRETRRVYTVSELNALAQEILEESFPSIWVEGEISNLRKYPSGHTYFTLKDEAAQIAAVLFRGASQSLPFRPEDGLKVLARGRITLYEARGTFQIIVDALEPAGLGALQLAFEQLKARLLAEGLFDPARKRPLPLLPRRIGIVASPRGAALRDILKVLARRFANLEIVLAPSRVQGEGASLEIVESIRMLNRLGGIDVLILARGGGSIEDLWPFNEERVARAIAASTVPVVSAVGHEVDTTIADLVADLRAPTPSAAAEMVVRSKEELGDRIAALRGRLIAAARLRLSAAGVALEDAGSARAREAVRDRLRDLALRVDDLTFRLGAHLERTTTDARHRLEILKERMTPERLAGRLRHRRARADGLDRLLHASMTTRLQRARDQCSAYAERLLALSPLAVLGRGYAICRLQSTGAILKDSTAARAGDAVSIRLHRGSLDCAVTEVRAHGEREEGV encoded by the coding sequence ATGCGCGGACTGTTTGACGAGCCGCTCCCGGACGCACCGGGAGGGGGCGCTTCAGGACCGGCGCCGCGCGAGACGCGGCGCGTCTACACCGTCAGCGAGCTCAACGCCCTGGCGCAGGAGATCCTGGAGGAGTCCTTCCCATCGATCTGGGTGGAGGGGGAGATCAGCAACCTGCGCAAGTATCCTTCGGGACACACCTACTTCACGCTCAAGGACGAGGCGGCGCAGATCGCCGCCGTGCTGTTCCGGGGCGCCTCCCAGTCGCTCCCCTTCCGTCCGGAGGACGGCCTCAAGGTCCTGGCGCGCGGGCGGATCACCCTGTACGAAGCGCGTGGCACCTTTCAGATCATCGTGGATGCGCTCGAGCCCGCCGGGCTCGGGGCCCTGCAACTCGCGTTCGAGCAGCTCAAGGCCCGCCTCCTGGCCGAGGGTCTCTTCGACCCCGCCCGCAAGCGGCCCCTGCCCCTCCTGCCGCGGCGCATCGGCATCGTCGCGTCCCCCCGGGGCGCCGCCCTGCGCGACATCCTGAAGGTCCTCGCCCGGCGCTTCGCGAACCTCGAGATCGTCCTCGCACCGTCCCGCGTCCAGGGGGAGGGCGCCTCGCTCGAGATCGTCGAGTCGATTCGCATGCTGAACCGTCTCGGTGGCATCGACGTTCTGATCCTGGCGCGCGGGGGCGGCTCGATCGAAGACCTCTGGCCGTTCAACGAGGAGCGCGTGGCGCGCGCCATCGCGGCCTCCACCGTCCCCGTCGTCTCCGCCGTGGGACACGAGGTGGACACGACCATCGCCGATCTCGTCGCCGATCTGCGGGCACCCACGCCGTCGGCCGCGGCCGAGATGGTGGTCCGATCGAAGGAGGAGCTGGGGGATCGGATCGCGGCCCTGCGCGGGCGCCTGATCGCCGCGGCCCGCCTGCGGCTGTCCGCGGCGGGCGTCGCGCTCGAGGACGCGGGCTCGGCGCGGGCGCGCGAGGCGGTGCGCGACCGGCTCCGCGACCTGGCCCTGCGGGTCGACGATCTGACCTTCCGCCTCGGGGCGCACCTGGAGCGGACGACGACGGACGCGCGGCATCGCCTCGAGATCCTGAAGGAGCGCATGACACCGGAGAGACTCGCGGGACGCCTGCGGCACCGCAGGGCCAGGGCCGACGGCCTCGACAGGCTTCTCCATGCTTCGATGACGACCCGGCTGCAGCGCGCGCGGGATCAGTGCTCCGCCTACGCCGAGAGACTCCTGGCCCTGTCCCCTCTCGCGGTCCTGGGGCGCGGCTACGCGATCTGCAGGCTGCAGAGCACGGGGGCGATCCTGAAGGACAGCACCGCCGCGCGCGCCGGCGACGCCGTCAGTATCAGGCTACACCGCGGCAGTCTCGACTGCGCGGTCACGGAGGTCCGAGCCCATGGCGAGCGCGAAGAAGGGGTCTAG
- a CDS encoding exodeoxyribonuclease VII small subunit yields the protein MASAKKGSRQPGFEEALERLEAIVKSLEEGDRPLEDSLRLFEEGVSLTRLCAAKLEEAQRRIDVLTRGEQGDLKLAPFEDEGEGGEPGRS from the coding sequence ATGGCGAGCGCGAAGAAGGGGTCTAGGCAGCCGGGTTTCGAGGAGGCGCTCGAGCGACTGGAGGCGATCGTCAAGAGCCTCGAGGAGGGGGACCGTCCGCTGGAGGACTCGCTGCGGCTTTTCGAGGAAGGCGTATCGCTCACGAGGCTCTGCGCCGCGAAACTCGAGGAGGCCCAGCGCCGCATCGACGTTCTGACGCGCGGCGAGCAGGGCGACCTGAAGCTCGCGCCGTTCGAGGACGAGGGTGAGGGCGGGGAACCCGGGCGCTCATGA
- a CDS encoding farnesyl diphosphate synthase gives MQRDRRLVDAALRRFLPSRVEVPLTVRRAMVYSLFPGGKRLRPILAITACRALGGRVSDVLPVAAAIEMIHTYSLIHDDLPALDNDDLRRGRATSHRVFGEAMAILAGDALLNHAFEIAATHPGGPGLAARKMRSIGLLARAAGVTGMIGGQVMDLEAEGRPYSYGTLLKIHRGKTGALISAAAQIGGIIAGVGRRELRALRAYGDAVGLAFQIVDDILDREGDPERLGKTLGKDARSRKATFPALLGVEGSRRRAEEAIGRAERALLRFGTRGRALGVLARFIVHRAN, from the coding sequence ATGCAACGCGATCGACGGCTCGTCGATGCCGCCCTGCGCAGGTTCCTGCCGAGCCGCGTCGAGGTCCCGCTGACCGTGCGCCGCGCCATGGTGTACTCGCTGTTCCCCGGGGGCAAGCGTCTGCGGCCGATCCTGGCGATCACCGCCTGCCGGGCGCTGGGGGGGCGCGTGTCCGACGTCCTTCCTGTGGCGGCCGCGATCGAGATGATCCACACTTACTCGCTGATCCACGACGATCTTCCGGCCCTCGACAACGACGACCTGCGCCGAGGACGGGCCACCAGCCACCGCGTCTTCGGAGAGGCGATGGCGATCCTGGCCGGGGACGCGCTCCTCAACCACGCCTTCGAGATCGCCGCCACGCACCCGGGTGGCCCGGGTCTCGCGGCGCGCAAGATGCGGTCGATAGGTCTCCTGGCGCGCGCGGCGGGGGTCACCGGCATGATCGGCGGGCAGGTGATGGATCTCGAGGCGGAGGGCCGCCCCTATTCCTACGGGACGCTCCTCAAGATCCACCGGGGCAAGACCGGGGCGCTGATCTCCGCGGCGGCGCAGATCGGCGGGATCATCGCGGGGGTCGGCCGACGGGAGCTCCGGGCGCTACGCGCCTACGGCGATGCCGTGGGACTGGCCTTCCAGATCGTCGATGACATCCTGGACCGGGAAGGGGATCCCGAACGACTGGGCAAGACCCTCGGCAAGGACGCGCGGTCCCGCAAGGCGACGTTCCCTGCCCTGCTGGGCGTCGAGGGTTCTCGTCGCCGCGCGGAGGAGGCGATCGGGCGCGCCGAGCGCGCTCTTCTGCGTTTCGGGACCCGCGGACGGGCGCTCGGAGTCCTCGCGCGCTTCATCGTCCACCGCGCGAATTGA
- a CDS encoding TlyA family RNA methyltransferase produces MRREKPGLERAEGHAGAGTARRPKERLDRLLVERGLARSRERAQALVLAGVVRVDGKAGQKPGTLLSPDAVIEVRAPDHPFVGRGGVKLEGALASLRVAVSGRLALDIGASTGGFTDCLLRRGAARVYALDVGRGLLDWSLRSDPRVVVLEGRNARYLSRDDLPEQVDLAVIDVSFISLRLIFPPLPPLLLKDADVVALVKPQFEVGKGEIGKGGIVREPEKHLKSVLSAAAAADKAGFSVRGACVSPLPGAEGNREFFLHLSLDAAGALRGETLDRLLGGIVHGG; encoded by the coding sequence GTGCGCCGGGAGAAGCCGGGGCTCGAACGCGCGGAGGGGCACGCCGGGGCGGGGACGGCCAGACGGCCGAAGGAACGCCTCGACCGGCTGCTGGTCGAGCGCGGTCTGGCCAGGAGCCGGGAACGCGCGCAGGCCCTGGTTCTCGCGGGGGTCGTGCGCGTCGACGGCAAGGCGGGGCAGAAACCGGGGACGCTCCTGTCTCCCGATGCCGTGATCGAGGTGCGGGCACCCGACCACCCGTTCGTCGGGCGGGGCGGTGTCAAGCTGGAAGGGGCGCTCGCGAGCCTGCGTGTCGCGGTCTCCGGGCGCCTGGCCCTGGACATCGGCGCCTCGACCGGAGGGTTCACCGACTGCCTCCTCAGGCGCGGGGCGGCGCGCGTGTACGCGCTCGACGTCGGCCGGGGTCTTCTCGACTGGTCGCTGCGCAGCGACCCCCGGGTGGTGGTCCTCGAAGGGCGGAACGCCCGGTATCTCTCCCGGGATGATCTGCCGGAGCAGGTGGATCTGGCGGTGATCGACGTGAGCTTCATCTCCCTGAGGCTGATCTTCCCGCCGCTGCCGCCCCTCCTTCTGAAGGACGCCGACGTCGTGGCGCTGGTGAAGCCGCAGTTCGAAGTGGGCAAGGGGGAGATCGGCAAGGGAGGGATCGTGCGCGAGCCGGAGAAGCACCTGAAGTCGGTCCTGTCGGCGGCCGCGGCCGCGGACAAGGCCGGGTTCTCGGTGCGCGGCGCCTGCGTCTCGCCGCTTCCGGGAGCCGAAGGGAACCGCGAGTTCTTCCTGCACCTGTCCCTCGACGCGGCGGGGGCGCTGCGCGGCGAGACCCTGGACCGTCTTCTGGGAGGCATCGTTCATGGCGGATGA
- a CDS encoding NAD(+)/NADH kinase: MADETRRKTISTVTIVAKRQAAEARLAARHCARFLEARRVAVTFDPFTARALGRRRDGRVPGGAARPSDLYIVIGGDGTLLMVARDLAARPRPILGINLGGLGFLTETGPGEMEEILIEILDGRYALDRRIGLEVSIVRGGKTVMRQVTLNDAVINKGALARIIELRLSIDRDPVTTYKSDGLIISTPTGSTAYSLSAGGPIIHPSLKAFLITPICPHTLSMRPLVLPDDSTAEVSLHTGDSEVYLTLDGQVGHALRTKDRVRVRRSRQPILMVRSPRKSYFEVLRHKLHWGER, from the coding sequence ATGGCGGATGAGACCCGGCGGAAAACGATCTCGACCGTGACCATCGTCGCCAAGCGGCAGGCGGCCGAGGCCCGTCTCGCCGCGCGCCATTGCGCGCGGTTCCTGGAGGCGCGCCGCGTCGCGGTCACCTTCGATCCGTTCACCGCGCGGGCCCTGGGTCGCCGCCGGGACGGCCGCGTCCCCGGCGGCGCCGCCCGGCCTTCCGACCTGTACATCGTGATCGGCGGTGACGGCACGCTCCTGATGGTGGCCCGGGACCTCGCCGCCCGTCCCCGCCCGATCCTCGGCATCAATCTCGGCGGGCTCGGCTTCCTGACCGAGACCGGCCCCGGCGAGATGGAGGAGATCCTGATCGAAATCCTGGACGGGCGCTACGCCCTCGACCGCCGCATCGGTCTCGAGGTCAGCATCGTGCGCGGCGGAAAGACCGTGATGCGCCAGGTGACGCTCAATGATGCGGTCATCAACAAGGGGGCCCTGGCGCGCATCATCGAGCTCCGGCTGTCGATCGATCGTGATCCCGTCACCACCTACAAGTCGGACGGCCTGATCATCTCCACGCCGACCGGCTCGACCGCCTACTCGCTGTCGGCCGGAGGGCCGATCATCCACCCCAGCCTGAAGGCCTTCCTGATCACGCCGATCTGCCCGCACACCCTGAGCATGCGTCCCCTCGTGCTGCCCGACGATTCGACGGCCGAAGTCAGCCTGCACACCGGTGATTCGGAGGTCTACCTGACCCTGGACGGCCAGGTCGGCCACGCGCTCAGGACCAAGGACCGGGTCCGGGTGCGGCGCAGCCGCCAGCCGATCCTGATGGTCCGGTCGCCGCGCAAATCGTACTTCGAGGTCCTAAGGCACAAGCTGCACTGGGGGGAGCGCTGA
- a CDS encoding cytochrome c-type biogenesis protein CcmH, whose translation MDEPRGGEQSGTQGAGRPPAQPRLANLVVVAGAVVLIGLVAFALYRKSHTGAPGAAPEPSATPAQAGTENPAQGTPISAPLPVRLSPEASIIAERYRCVCSCNDLLNVCTCSKTPGSRDMRLYVQELVNAKKTGQEIDAAMVGRYGSGVLVATATPTPTPSPSPTRARKKRTR comes from the coding sequence GTGGACGAGCCGCGGGGTGGGGAACAGAGCGGGACGCAGGGGGCCGGACGGCCGCCGGCGCAGCCGCGCCTCGCCAACCTGGTCGTGGTGGCCGGTGCCGTCGTCCTGATCGGTCTCGTGGCGTTCGCCCTGTACCGCAAGAGCCACACGGGTGCTCCCGGCGCGGCGCCCGAGCCGTCGGCCACCCCGGCCCAGGCGGGCACGGAGAACCCGGCGCAGGGTACGCCCATCTCGGCCCCCCTTCCCGTGCGACTGTCGCCGGAAGCCAGCATCATCGCGGAGCGCTACCGCTGCGTCTGCTCCTGCAACGATCTCCTGAATGTCTGCACCTGCAGCAAGACTCCGGGATCGCGTGACATGCGTCTGTATGTGCAGGAGCTGGTCAACGCGAAAAAGACCGGCCAGGAGATCGACGCGGCCATGGTGGGCCGCTACGGATCCGGCGTCCTCGTCGCCACCGCCACGCCCACGCCCACCCCCTCACCCTCGCCCACACGCGCCAGGAAGAAGCGCACGCGGTAG
- a CDS encoding GatB/YqeY domain-containing protein — MTTYDADGKEGRMIETFKADLTQAMRRQDAITMATLRMLISQVQYARIDAKRDLTQDDYLTLLQRAVKTRREAIEHYDKGGRKDLADKERAEIAVIERYLPAAMSAEDMAAAVDALLKDLAISEKKDLGRAMKEFMARHRGRADGKAANALIASRLK, encoded by the coding sequence GTGACCACTTATGATGCGGACGGCAAGGAGGGGCGGATGATCGAGACCTTCAAGGCTGACCTGACGCAGGCGATGCGGCGTCAGGACGCGATCACCATGGCAACGCTGCGCATGCTGATCTCCCAGGTGCAGTACGCGCGGATCGACGCGAAGCGCGACCTGACCCAGGACGACTACCTGACCCTTCTGCAGCGGGCGGTGAAGACGCGCCGCGAGGCGATCGAGCACTACGATAAGGGAGGCCGCAAGGACCTGGCCGACAAGGAGCGCGCGGAGATCGCCGTCATCGAGCGTTATCTGCCGGCCGCGATGAGCGCCGAGGACATGGCCGCGGCCGTCGATGCCCTCCTGAAGGATCTGGCGATCAGCGAGAAGAAGGACCTCGGCCGTGCCATGAAGGAGTTCATGGCCCGTCACCGCGGCCGCGCCGACGGCAAGGCGGCGAACGCCCTCATCGCCTCCCGGCTGAAATAG
- a CDS encoding pitrilysin family protein, with product MTGRRRFARAAFVLLLPGACMLLAAAPAPAPAAGGATGFRVPAPVRMVLKNGLTVLVLERHSIPLVQLRLMVKSGSAADPAGKEGTAALTARLLKRGTKSRPAGQFFEEVEFVGGSIDTAAGIDASFVHGEFATRDLEIGFNLIADLVQNPVFRQEEFEKDKRLALADIVGRLDDPGVVARLAFASWLYGAHPYGRPVDGTERSVQAITRDDVAGFYETRYAPNNAVLAIVGDIDAAQAVLRAERYFSAWKRRALPETKIPEVTAVRGRRVLLVDKPDATQSQVRFGNTGIRRADPDYFPMLVGNTVLGGGFTSWLVNEVRVKRGLTYSIGSRLDALRAGGSFCVSTASKNASVIEAINLSLDQMRRLRGGELPDQDLDKARSYLAGSYPLGIESPDNLAAEILNVELFGLEPDFINGYQKRVRAVTSDAVKRVAARRLPVDDLALVVVGPAQVLKKDLETLGPVTVRSLQSALEANPPAETPAR from the coding sequence ATGACGGGCCGCCGGCGTTTCGCGCGGGCCGCCTTCGTCCTCCTCCTCCCCGGCGCATGCATGCTCCTGGCGGCCGCCCCCGCGCCCGCTCCGGCCGCCGGCGGCGCGACCGGCTTCCGCGTGCCGGCCCCCGTCAGGATGGTTCTCAAGAACGGCCTGACGGTCCTGGTCCTGGAACGGCATTCCATCCCGCTGGTCCAGCTGAGGCTCATGGTGAAATCGGGCTCGGCCGCCGACCCGGCCGGCAAGGAAGGGACGGCCGCCCTGACGGCCCGTCTCCTGAAGCGGGGCACGAAGAGCCGCCCGGCCGGCCAGTTCTTCGAGGAGGTCGAGTTCGTGGGGGGCTCGATCGATACCGCGGCGGGGATCGACGCCTCGTTCGTGCACGGAGAGTTCGCCACCCGCGACCTCGAGATCGGATTCAACCTGATCGCCGACCTCGTCCAGAATCCGGTCTTCCGCCAGGAGGAGTTCGAGAAGGATAAACGACTCGCTCTGGCGGACATCGTCGGACGACTCGACGACCCCGGGGTCGTCGCCCGGCTGGCGTTCGCCTCCTGGCTGTACGGGGCCCATCCGTACGGCCGGCCGGTGGACGGGACGGAGCGTTCCGTGCAGGCGATCACCCGCGACGACGTGGCGGGATTCTACGAGACGCGTTACGCGCCCAACAACGCCGTGCTCGCCATCGTCGGGGACATCGACGCGGCGCAGGCGGTACTGAGGGCGGAGCGCTACTTCTCGGCGTGGAAGCGGCGCGCCCTCCCGGAGACGAAGATTCCCGAGGTGACCGCCGTGCGCGGCCGCAGGGTCCTGCTGGTGGACAAGCCGGACGCCACGCAGAGCCAGGTGCGCTTCGGGAACACCGGGATCAGGCGCGCCGATCCCGATTACTTCCCGATGCTGGTGGGGAACACGGTCCTCGGGGGGGGATTCACCTCGTGGCTGGTGAACGAGGTTCGCGTGAAGCGCGGCCTGACCTACTCGATCGGCAGCCGGCTGGACGCCCTGCGCGCGGGAGGGAGCTTCTGCGTCTCGACCGCCTCGAAGAACGCGAGCGTGATCGAGGCGATCAATCTCTCCCTCGATCAGATGCGCCGCCTGCGGGGGGGTGAGCTGCCGGACCAGGACCTGGACAAGGCCCGCAGCTACCTCGCCGGGTCGTATCCTCTCGGCATCGAGAGCCCGGACAATCTGGCGGCGGAGATCCTGAACGTCGAGCTCTTCGGGCTCGAACCCGACTTCATCAACGGGTACCAGAAACGTGTGCGGGCCGTCACGTCCGATGCGGTGAAACGAGTCGCCGCGCGCCGGCTGCCGGTCGACGACCTCGCCCTGGTCGTGGTCGGCCCGGCGCAGGTCCTCAAGAAGGATCTCGAGACGCTCGGCCCGGTCACCGTCCGTTCCCTGCAGTCCGCCCTCGAGGCGAACCCCCCGGCGGAAACCCCGGCGCGCTGA